CCAAAATGGCAATAAAACCTTTTGGAAAATATCATCACGTTCTGGATAATCATGAACTGCATTTCCGCGATTACCATTAATAACTTCATCTCGATTAAATTCAATTTGTCCTGCTTTAAACTTAGAATTATCAGCCATAAAGTAAGTAATAAGCTGATTTTCAACATCATCTAAGGCTGATCTATGAAAATACTGTGACAATAAAATCATCACTTCATCAAAATTAGCCGACTGAAACTTTTCTTCCTTCCCAGAATAATGTTGCTGATGCCGAGTAAGTAATTGCCTCGTCTGACCTATGTAGATTTTTCTTGATTGCTTACTACGATAGATATAAATCACATTGCCACCAATCAATACATTTCTCTGTTTCTCTTGTAGTTGATCGAGCCCTTGCAACTTTCCTTCATGAATTTTCAACGTAAAAGAAGTAAATTTCGCCATTCTTACTTCTCTCCTCTTAACTCTGTATATTTTTTCTTCGAGCCATAACTCTCTGCAACAGGATATTTTTCCATATTACGTGCTAATTTCTCTTCCATAATTTCTTCAACACTACAACCTAGATTACTAGCTAGCATAAAGGAATAGATGAGTACATCAGCCAGTTCTTCCTTTAGTTCTAGACTATTTGTCTGAAGCACTTCTTCAGATGATTTCCATTGAAACAGTTCCAGTAATTCACTTGCTTCCAGAGAAATTGAAATCGCCAAATCTTTCTCATTATGGAATTGTCTCCAATTACGCTCATCTCGAAACTGATCAATTTGTTTCATTAAATGATTCACTAGCATTACCTCCTCATATC
Above is a window of Streptococcus sp. zg-86 DNA encoding:
- a CDS encoding nucleotide pyrophosphohydrolase encodes the protein MKQIDQFRDERNWRQFHNEKDLAISISLEASELLELFQWKSSEEVLQTNSLELKEELADVLIYSFMLASNLGCSVEEIMEEKLARNMEKYPVAESYGSKKKYTELRGEK